The following are from one region of the Haloactinomyces albus genome:
- a CDS encoding bifunctional salicylyl-CoA 5-hydroxylase/oxidoreductase, with amino-acid sequence MRIAVVGGGPGGLYFSALVKQLDPRHEVTAWERNAAEDTFGFGVVFSDETLGGIEHADAEIHSRMQEIFAKWDDIDIHFRGATHTSGGQGFAAISRKKLLLILQERCRELDVRLQFGTEAPDVEELSAEYDLVLAADGANSGVRSRFTDVFGASLERRHSKYMWLGTDKVFEAFEFHIRETPYGVMQVHGYPYGDEGSTFLVEMHDDVWERAGFGELAPASLAPGQNDVRSVERIQELLGDVVGGHRIFVNNSKWANFITVRNETWRNGNIVLLGDAAHTAHFSIGSGTKLAMEDALALAACLHEHAEPETALEAYESERRPVVLSTQRAAQASLEWFENIAQYVHQEPAKFAFNILTRSRRITHDNLRLRDPEFVESLDARFAEQEARRGNASTGSATCPPMFQPYRIGQLHLKNRVVVPPMDMYSAVDGVPGDFHLVHLGSKALGGAGMVMTEMVCVSPEGRITPGCTGLYTPEQEESWKRVVDFVHARSTAKIGVQVGHSGRKGSTKLMWEGIDQPLEGDNWEVVAPSPIPYTADNQTPRELTETDLDAIVAQFVEAARAADRAGFDLFELHCAHGYLLSSFLSPLSNRRTDKYGGTPENRLRFPLRVFDAIREVWPPQRPLSIRISATDWAPGGNDLDDAVEISRAFAEHGVDVIHVSTGQVVKSEKPDFGRSYQTPFADRIRNEIGEKYGTTVIAVGAISSYDDVNSVLLAGRADLVALGRPHLYDPQWTLHAAAEQGYTGVEWPNQFAAGSRKPPTGRTDGPRPRLQLAREGEQGTRHRRWRP; translated from the coding sequence ATGCGGATAGCAGTAGTCGGCGGCGGGCCCGGTGGGCTGTACTTCTCGGCGCTGGTCAAGCAACTCGACCCGCGACACGAGGTGACCGCCTGGGAGCGCAACGCCGCCGAGGACACGTTCGGGTTCGGCGTGGTGTTCAGCGACGAGACGCTCGGAGGCATCGAACACGCCGATGCCGAAATCCACTCGAGAATGCAGGAGATTTTCGCGAAGTGGGATGACATCGACATTCATTTCCGCGGGGCCACACACACCTCCGGCGGACAGGGGTTCGCCGCCATCAGCCGCAAGAAACTGCTGCTGATCCTGCAAGAACGTTGCCGTGAGCTCGATGTGCGGCTGCAATTCGGTACGGAAGCTCCGGATGTCGAAGAGCTGAGCGCGGAGTACGATCTGGTTCTCGCGGCGGATGGGGCCAACTCGGGAGTCCGCAGCAGGTTCACGGATGTGTTCGGGGCTTCCCTGGAGCGTCGGCACAGCAAGTACATGTGGCTCGGCACGGACAAGGTCTTCGAAGCCTTCGAGTTCCACATCCGGGAGACTCCGTACGGTGTCATGCAGGTACACGGCTATCCATACGGCGACGAGGGCAGTACCTTCCTCGTGGAGATGCACGATGATGTGTGGGAGCGTGCCGGCTTCGGGGAGCTCGCTCCGGCGAGTCTCGCGCCCGGGCAGAACGACGTCCGTTCCGTCGAGCGGATTCAGGAGTTGCTCGGTGACGTCGTGGGTGGCCACCGGATCTTCGTGAACAATTCGAAGTGGGCGAATTTCATCACCGTCCGCAACGAGACCTGGCGAAACGGGAACATCGTGCTGTTGGGAGATGCCGCGCACACGGCACACTTCTCGATCGGCTCGGGAACCAAACTGGCGATGGAGGATGCGCTGGCGCTGGCAGCCTGCCTGCACGAACACGCGGAGCCGGAGACGGCGCTCGAAGCGTACGAGTCCGAACGCAGGCCCGTGGTGCTCTCCACCCAGCGTGCGGCGCAGGCAAGCCTGGAGTGGTTCGAAAACATCGCCCAGTACGTGCACCAGGAGCCCGCCAAGTTCGCCTTCAACATCCTCACCCGAAGCCGCCGGATCACCCATGACAACTTACGGCTACGCGACCCGGAATTCGTCGAATCGCTGGATGCCCGGTTCGCCGAGCAGGAGGCACGGCGCGGGAACGCTTCCACCGGGTCAGCGACGTGTCCCCCGATGTTTCAGCCGTACCGAATCGGGCAGTTGCACCTGAAGAACCGCGTGGTGGTCCCTCCCATGGACATGTACTCCGCGGTCGACGGCGTGCCCGGCGATTTTCACCTGGTACACCTCGGCAGCAAGGCCCTCGGCGGTGCCGGCATGGTCATGACCGAGATGGTCTGCGTGTCGCCGGAAGGACGCATCACCCCCGGTTGCACCGGTCTTTACACCCCCGAGCAGGAGGAATCCTGGAAGCGGGTCGTCGATTTCGTGCACGCACGGAGTACGGCCAAGATCGGGGTGCAGGTCGGTCACTCGGGGAGGAAGGGATCGACGAAACTCATGTGGGAGGGCATCGACCAGCCGCTCGAGGGCGACAACTGGGAGGTCGTGGCTCCTTCCCCGATCCCCTACACCGCGGACAACCAGACTCCGCGCGAGCTGACCGAGACCGACCTCGACGCGATCGTGGCGCAGTTCGTCGAAGCAGCGCGTGCCGCGGACCGAGCCGGATTCGACTTGTTCGAGCTGCACTGCGCACACGGCTACCTCCTCTCGTCCTTCCTCTCACCACTGTCCAACCGGCGCACCGACAAGTACGGAGGGACGCCGGAGAACCGGCTGCGCTTCCCGCTTCGGGTTTTCGATGCGATCCGCGAGGTGTGGCCGCCCCAGCGGCCGCTGTCGATACGTATCTCGGCCACCGACTGGGCTCCGGGGGGCAATGACCTCGACGACGCGGTGGAGATCTCGCGAGCGTTCGCCGAGCACGGTGTCGACGTCATCCACGTCTCCACCGGGCAAGTCGTCAAATCCGAGAAGCCGGATTTCGGTCGCAGCTACCAGACCCCCTTCGCGGACCGCATCCGCAACGAGATCGGGGAGAAGTACGGCACCACCGTGATCGCAGTCGGCGCGATCTCGTCGTACGACGATGTCAATTCGGTGCTGCTGGCAGGCCGCGCCGACCTCGTCGCCCTCGGACGGCCGCACCTGTACGATCCGCAGTGGACATTGCACGCGGCGGCTGAACAGGGGTACACGGGAGTGGAGTGGCCGAACCAGTTCGCCGCCGGAAGCCGGAAACCGCCAACCGGGCGCACCGATGGCCCCCGGCCGCGACTCCAATTGGCACGTGAGGGCGAGCAAGGAACCCGGCACCGCAGGTGGAGGCCATGA
- a CDS encoding alpha/beta hydrolase family protein codes for MSTPQELLTHRVPEPRHTLRYGTHEQQVADVWLPDSEPFAVVLFLHGGFWREAHDRHYTDPFVHALARTGYVAVNVEYRRIGGAGGNPQTFDDIALAIDELPEIARSACGLPADKPVILAGHSAGGHLALWASARHLLTASSPWHTPNPVQADGILALAAVTSIASALADGIGENAAAELLAEEDNLDRIDPGRIGAGPAATALVHGKLDHRVPFGYSTVHQRMLEEAGTPVRLDVLSNAGHFEIIDPFSSAWSTVLADLNWLVSRS; via the coding sequence ATGAGTACCCCGCAAGAACTGCTCACTCACCGGGTGCCCGAACCTCGGCACACTCTGCGCTACGGCACGCACGAGCAACAGGTCGCCGATGTCTGGCTGCCCGATTCGGAGCCGTTCGCCGTGGTTCTGTTCCTGCATGGCGGGTTCTGGCGCGAGGCCCACGACCGGCACTACACCGACCCGTTCGTACACGCGTTGGCCCGGACGGGATACGTCGCTGTCAACGTGGAATACCGCAGGATCGGTGGGGCGGGCGGCAACCCGCAAACATTCGACGACATCGCGCTGGCCATCGACGAGTTGCCGGAGATCGCACGCTCTGCGTGTGGCCTGCCCGCCGACAAGCCCGTGATCCTGGCCGGTCACTCGGCCGGTGGCCATCTCGCGTTGTGGGCGTCGGCGCGCCACTTGCTGACCGCATCGTCGCCTTGGCACACCCCGAACCCGGTGCAGGCGGACGGCATACTCGCACTCGCAGCGGTGACCAGCATCGCCTCCGCACTGGCCGATGGCATCGGGGAAAACGCCGCAGCCGAACTGCTCGCCGAGGAGGACAACCTCGACCGGATCGACCCCGGCCGAATCGGAGCAGGTCCGGCAGCCACCGCACTCGTGCACGGCAAGCTCGACCATCGAGTGCCGTTCGGGTACAGCACCGTTCATCAGCGCATGCTCGAAGAGGCAGGAACCCCGGTGCGACTCGATGTGCTCTCGAACGCAGGCCACTTCGAGATCATCGACCCATTCAGCTCAGCCTGGTCGACTGTGCTGGCAGATCTCAACTGGCTCGTCTCTCGTTCCTGA
- a CDS encoding PucR family transcriptional regulator encodes MSSITLTELVTALRPDVVQHVAGSPQTAVHSVELFDIDEQVSAPPCALLLAVGLDVRSPARVDRALAMAAESAGVLTVRADTGGHAAFLRSAAVASGAAVLTVDPAMPWTRLFGLVSTLVATGVDAERAAEGVTAGGDLFALANSVAAMIGGAVAIFDTDRTIVAYSSHPEQPIDELRRLGILARQVPDDQVPDHLAEGLWHSDTVQVVRRPGHLPRAAIVIRAGDLVLGSLWALFADEEAIAGTESVLVPAARSAALHMLTARRQSDADQEGRNGVLRAALDRTGGATHPLPCPGTLVCLAESGRDVGPHEVRANLLGVLDALGPVARALGHEPSMALVGDAVFMHLPHLARAVRLSSLLDHLTTRATRVSAAPLVVVVGDTVRRPDDLPEYRDDLEAAVRRLRESGAAPGRYSLADLRVDLVRQRLVDTVRTEPRLRSGLGARIARHDRENGSDHARTLLSFLRHFGDVRAVAEELVVHQNTVRQRIRTATRTFDLDLGSSAQRLVLELELKAEENEDG; translated from the coding sequence ATGTCGTCGATCACACTGACCGAGCTGGTCACGGCGTTGCGCCCGGATGTCGTGCAACATGTCGCGGGATCACCACAGACGGCGGTGCACTCCGTTGAACTGTTCGACATCGACGAGCAGGTTTCGGCTCCCCCGTGCGCCCTGCTGCTCGCGGTCGGGCTCGACGTGCGGTCCCCGGCCCGCGTGGACCGAGCTCTGGCCATGGCCGCGGAGAGCGCGGGTGTTCTCACCGTCCGAGCCGACACCGGCGGTCATGCCGCGTTCTTGCGATCCGCGGCGGTCGCGTCGGGCGCGGCCGTGCTGACCGTCGACCCGGCGATGCCGTGGACCCGGCTGTTCGGGCTCGTGTCGACGCTGGTGGCCACCGGGGTCGACGCGGAGCGCGCAGCGGAGGGGGTGACGGCAGGCGGTGACCTGTTCGCACTGGCGAACTCGGTGGCCGCGATGATCGGCGGAGCGGTCGCGATCTTCGACACGGACCGCACCATCGTCGCGTACTCCAGCCACCCCGAACAGCCGATCGACGAGCTGCGGCGGTTGGGCATCCTCGCCCGTCAGGTGCCCGACGATCAAGTGCCGGATCACCTGGCCGAGGGGCTGTGGCACAGCGACACGGTGCAAGTCGTCCGTCGACCGGGCCACCTGCCCCGGGCGGCGATCGTGATCCGGGCCGGGGACCTGGTGCTCGGGTCGCTGTGGGCACTGTTTGCCGACGAGGAGGCGATAGCCGGGACCGAATCCGTTCTTGTCCCGGCCGCACGCTCGGCGGCACTGCACATGCTCACCGCCCGACGCCAGTCCGACGCCGATCAGGAGGGCCGCAACGGCGTGCTGCGCGCCGCACTGGACCGGACCGGCGGCGCAACGCACCCGCTGCCGTGTCCCGGGACGCTGGTCTGCCTGGCCGAGTCCGGCCGCGATGTCGGCCCGCACGAGGTCCGGGCCAACCTGCTGGGCGTGCTGGACGCACTCGGTCCGGTCGCCCGCGCCCTCGGCCACGAGCCGTCGATGGCGCTTGTCGGTGACGCGGTGTTCATGCACCTACCGCACCTCGCTCGGGCGGTGCGGCTCTCATCGCTGCTGGATCACCTGACAACGCGGGCCACCCGGGTGTCGGCCGCCCCGCTCGTCGTGGTCGTCGGCGATACCGTCCGCAGGCCGGACGACCTGCCCGAGTATCGGGACGACCTGGAGGCAGCGGTACGCCGACTGCGGGAAAGTGGGGCTGCGCCGGGCAGGTACTCGCTGGCGGACCTGCGGGTCGACCTCGTCCGGCAACGACTCGTCGACACTGTGCGTACCGAGCCGCGGCTCCGGTCCGGCCTGGGCGCTCGGATTGCTCGACACGACCGCGAAAACGGTTCCGACCACGCCCGGACCCTGCTCTCCTTCCTGCGGCACTTCGGGGATGTGCGAGCGGTGGCCGAGGAGCTGGTCGTGCACCAGAACACCGTCCGGCAGCGGATCCGCACGGCCACCCGGACCTTCGATCTCGACCTCGGTTCGTCGGCGCAGCGCCTGGTGCTGGAGCTGGAGCTGAAGGCCGAGGAGAACGAGGACGGGTGA
- a CDS encoding FAD-binding and (Fe-S)-binding domain-containing protein, producing MLIHPAPPPTRRAEPLTHVLGDGQVLTSQTDLARYASDASPYRLMPRAVAMPRDSDDVAAVFRFASEHGRRVVLRAAGTSLNGQAQGEDILLDVRRNFEHVSVEDEARIVRAGPGVVLARANVRLFRHDRILGPDPSSAVAACIGGVVANNASGAACGITDNSYRTVESVRAVLPTGTVVDTAAPDADDRLAAAEPELVAELCTIRDELRADTELADRVRSKFAIKNTNGYRLDAFLDEDRPSRILRGLLVGSQGTLGFLDEIVMRTVPRGRMQATAFLRFPDLASAAGAVPALVDLGARAVELMDNLSIRCTRTIEGAPAWMEEIGEDDAALLVECRASDETDLEVFEKAANELLSGVPGCRGTFTRDPEVAHGYWAVRKGLLTALGANRPSGTILLGEDVCVAPRRVAEAIVAISEALQRHGFDSSVAGHAAAGNLHFSMVFDPAAAEDVERYRRCLDEIVDLVLDRFDGSLKGEHGTGRNMAPYVRREWGTRLLEYMRRIKDAVDPAGILGDGVIFTDDPLAHVRDLKTIPSIDPVVDDCIECGFCEPVCPSGDVTTTPRQRIVLGREIARRGTDDGGLRQEHDYAAVDTCAGDSSCAVACPVGIDTGKAMKKYRAARNTPTAERVALALARRWTAVEACTRILLGAARLVSRTVGDRPLQLITRFARRLGGNDLVPEWLPETPGPAKPVRGSGPRPDDAAAVYFTACVNRIFGTPRDRDDTTVTRAVLSLAERAGLQLWLPPDVAGSCCSTVWHSKGFTDAHRHAANDLLERIWEWSDGGRLPVVVDAASCTLGVLNDIPPVLTGVNRERHAALTVVDALSWARSELLPRLSVRRRVERAVLHPTCAMQQLGLSADLSTLTAAISDEVVEPLEATCCGFAGDRGFLHREVTEGATRRESAEVREADADLHLSGNRPCELGLEHATGMPYESALVALDRATRSD from the coding sequence ATGTTGATACATCCGGCTCCGCCCCCCACACGCCGGGCGGAGCCCCTCACCCATGTGCTCGGTGACGGACAGGTCCTGACCTCGCAGACCGATCTGGCCCGCTACGCCTCCGACGCGAGTCCGTACCGCCTGATGCCGCGTGCCGTGGCGATGCCCCGGGACAGCGACGACGTGGCCGCAGTGTTCCGCTTTGCTTCCGAGCACGGCAGGCGGGTGGTTCTCCGCGCGGCAGGCACCAGTCTCAACGGCCAGGCTCAGGGCGAGGACATCCTGCTCGACGTCCGCCGCAACTTCGAGCACGTCTCGGTCGAGGACGAGGCCCGCATCGTCCGCGCAGGCCCCGGCGTGGTGCTCGCCCGGGCCAATGTGCGGCTGTTCCGGCACGACCGGATCCTCGGGCCCGACCCGTCCAGCGCGGTGGCCGCGTGCATCGGCGGTGTCGTCGCCAACAACGCCAGTGGGGCGGCGTGTGGGATCACCGACAACTCCTACCGGACCGTCGAGTCGGTACGGGCGGTCCTGCCCACCGGCACCGTCGTCGACACCGCCGCGCCCGACGCCGACGACCGGCTGGCGGCCGCCGAGCCGGAGCTCGTCGCCGAGCTGTGCACGATTCGGGACGAACTGCGTGCCGACACGGAGCTTGCCGATCGTGTCCGCAGCAAGTTCGCGATCAAGAACACCAACGGCTACCGGCTCGACGCCTTCCTCGACGAGGACCGGCCGTCCCGGATCCTGCGCGGACTGCTCGTCGGATCCCAGGGCACGCTCGGATTCCTCGACGAGATCGTGATGCGAACCGTGCCGAGGGGACGGATGCAGGCGACGGCGTTCCTGCGATTCCCGGACCTCGCTTCGGCCGCGGGCGCGGTGCCCGCGCTGGTCGATCTCGGTGCACGAGCGGTCGAACTGATGGACAACCTGTCGATCCGGTGCACCCGCACGATCGAGGGTGCACCGGCATGGATGGAGGAGATCGGCGAGGACGACGCCGCGCTGCTGGTGGAGTGCCGCGCCTCGGACGAAACCGATCTGGAGGTGTTCGAGAAAGCGGCCAACGAGCTGCTGAGCGGGGTCCCCGGTTGCCGGGGAACGTTCACCCGCGACCCCGAGGTCGCCCACGGGTACTGGGCCGTCCGAAAAGGCCTGCTCACCGCCCTGGGCGCGAATCGCCCGTCAGGAACGATCCTGCTCGGCGAGGATGTGTGCGTCGCCCCCCGCAGGGTCGCAGAGGCGATCGTCGCGATCAGCGAAGCACTGCAGCGTCACGGCTTCGACAGCTCCGTCGCAGGCCACGCTGCCGCAGGCAATCTTCACTTCTCCATGGTGTTCGATCCGGCCGCTGCGGAGGACGTGGAACGCTACCGGCGGTGTCTCGACGAGATCGTCGACCTGGTTCTCGACCGCTTCGACGGGTCACTCAAGGGCGAGCACGGCACCGGCCGCAACATGGCGCCCTACGTGCGGCGCGAGTGGGGCACCCGTCTTCTGGAGTACATGCGCCGGATCAAAGACGCGGTCGATCCGGCAGGCATCCTCGGCGACGGCGTCATCTTCACCGACGACCCGCTGGCCCACGTCCGTGACCTCAAGACCATCCCGAGCATCGATCCGGTCGTCGACGACTGCATCGAGTGCGGGTTCTGCGAGCCGGTCTGCCCGAGCGGGGACGTCACCACCACTCCTCGACAGCGCATCGTTCTCGGCCGGGAGATCGCCCGGCGCGGGACGGACGACGGCGGGCTGCGCCAGGAGCACGACTACGCCGCCGTCGACACCTGTGCCGGTGACAGCTCCTGCGCGGTGGCGTGTCCAGTGGGCATCGACACCGGGAAGGCGATGAAGAAGTACCGGGCGGCGCGCAACACTCCCACCGCCGAGCGAGTCGCGCTGGCACTCGCCCGCCGCTGGACCGCCGTCGAGGCCTGCACACGGATTTTGTTGGGAGCGGCCCGGCTGGTATCGCGCACCGTCGGTGACCGGCCGCTCCAACTGATCACCCGGTTCGCCCGCCGACTGGGCGGGAACGACCTGGTGCCGGAGTGGCTACCCGAGACGCCGGGCCCGGCCAAGCCGGTCCGCGGTAGCGGACCCCGGCCCGACGATGCCGCGGCGGTCTACTTCACCGCCTGCGTGAACCGCATCTTCGGCACGCCGCGGGACCGGGACGACACCACCGTGACTCGAGCCGTGCTGTCACTGGCGGAGCGCGCGGGCCTGCAGCTATGGCTACCACCTGACGTCGCGGGCTCGTGCTGCTCGACCGTGTGGCACAGCAAAGGGTTCACCGACGCCCACAGGCATGCGGCCAACGATCTGCTCGAGCGGATATGGGAGTGGTCGGACGGCGGGCGGCTGCCGGTCGTCGTGGACGCCGCATCCTGCACGCTGGGTGTCCTGAACGACATTCCGCCGGTCCTTACCGGCGTCAACCGGGAACGGCACGCGGCTCTCACCGTTGTCGACGCGCTGAGCTGGGCCCGCTCGGAGTTGCTGCCCCGGCTGAGCGTGCGACGCCGAGTCGAGCGGGCGGTGCTGCACCCCACCTGTGCCATGCAGCAGCTCGGGCTCAGCGCCGATTTGAGCACACTGACCGCCGCCATCTCCGACGAGGTCGTCGAACCCCTGGAAGCGACCTGCTGCGGCTTCGCCGGCGACCGCGGGTTCTTGCACCGCGAGGTCACCGAGGGAGCCACCCGGCGGGAGTCCGCGGAGGTTCGGGAGGCGGATGCGGATCTGCACCTGAGCGGGAACCGGCCGTGCGAGCTCGGCTTGGAGCACGCCACCGGTATGCCCTACGAATCAGCCCTCGTGGCTCTCGATCGCGCGACCCGTTCCGACTAG
- a CDS encoding MFS transporter has product MSDSVEQRVHSTGATRTRGEKRLLASTLAGTTIEWYDFFIYAQAASLVFAPHFFAPLSAEAPGVAELVSLATIGISFLFRPLGAVIAGRFGDRLGRKAMLVITLVMMGVATALTGLLPTYAQIGAAAPILLVVLRIVQGFSAGGEWGGAALMAVEHAPLRKRGYFGSFPQTGVPLGLIMATGVLWLISSFTTEEQFLTWGWRIPFLFSVVLIIGGYIVRRIVEESPVFKEMLQRKAHSAAPLRELFRSNSRNVVLTALIFVANNAAGYLLIAYFIGYGKTLGMAQSTVLLATIAGAVGWLFFTVYGGAISDRIGRVRTFQIGYAALFAWMIPMFLLMGTANGILFALAVIALSFGIGLSYGPMSAMYAEIFPAKVRYSGVSIGYALGAILGGAFAPTIAEALVQATGSALSVGMYVMGLCVISITAVTMVKEPRETDLNA; this is encoded by the coding sequence ATGTCGGACTCCGTAGAGCAGCGTGTTCACAGCACGGGTGCCACCCGGACCCGCGGGGAAAAGCGGTTACTGGCCAGCACGCTGGCCGGTACCACCATCGAGTGGTACGACTTCTTCATCTACGCCCAGGCCGCGAGTCTGGTGTTCGCGCCCCACTTCTTCGCGCCCCTGAGCGCGGAGGCCCCCGGCGTCGCCGAATTGGTGTCGCTGGCGACGATCGGTATCAGCTTCCTGTTCCGGCCCCTGGGCGCCGTGATCGCCGGTCGCTTCGGCGACCGTCTCGGGCGGAAAGCGATGCTCGTGATCACGCTGGTGATGATGGGTGTGGCCACCGCCTTGACCGGGTTGTTGCCCACCTACGCCCAGATCGGGGCCGCGGCGCCGATCCTCCTGGTCGTCCTGCGCATCGTGCAGGGTTTCTCGGCAGGCGGTGAGTGGGGCGGTGCGGCACTGATGGCCGTCGAGCACGCGCCGCTTCGCAAACGCGGGTACTTCGGTTCCTTCCCGCAAACCGGCGTCCCGCTCGGCTTGATCATGGCGACCGGGGTCCTGTGGCTGATCAGCTCCTTCACCACCGAGGAGCAATTCCTCACGTGGGGCTGGCGAATTCCGTTCCTGTTCTCCGTGGTGCTCATCATCGGCGGCTACATCGTCCGGCGCATTGTTGAGGAGAGCCCGGTCTTCAAGGAGATGCTCCAGCGCAAGGCTCACTCGGCTGCTCCGCTGCGCGAGCTGTTCCGCAGCAACAGCCGCAATGTCGTGCTGACCGCACTGATCTTCGTCGCCAACAACGCCGCGGGCTACCTGCTGATCGCCTACTTCATCGGCTACGGCAAGACCCTCGGGATGGCCCAGTCGACCGTCCTGCTGGCGACAATCGCCGGTGCTGTCGGTTGGCTGTTCTTCACCGTCTACGGCGGTGCGATTTCCGACCGGATCGGGCGCGTCCGCACCTTCCAGATCGGCTACGCCGCGCTTTTCGCGTGGATGATTCCGATGTTCCTGCTGATGGGGACGGCCAACGGCATCCTGTTCGCGCTCGCCGTGATCGCGCTCTCGTTCGGAATCGGGCTCTCCTACGGGCCGATGTCGGCGATGTACGCCGAGATATTTCCGGCCAAGGTGCGCTACTCCGGTGTTTCGATCGGTTACGCGTTGGGCGCCATCCTCGGGGGAGCCTTCGCACCCACGATCGCGGAGGCTCTCGTTCAGGCCACAGGCAGCGCCCTTTCCGTGGGCATGTACGTGATGGGTCTCTGCGTCATCTCGATCACCGCCGTGACGATGGTCAAGGAACCTCGCGAGACCGATCTGAACGCGTAA
- a CDS encoding dihydrofolate reductase family protein — protein MECARGQSAGIRSWLDTDHAATPGQQALTIDTETGSARILTELAQLDDTGPDRLLLSNAADFDRVDAVRAESDAILIGAATLRADNPRLLVNSAERRAHRVSRGLPEYPLKVTLTASGNLDPEAKFWHHGDRKLVYTTDAGAIKLREQLGELADIVALGTDIDFGRLLDDLGERGVARLMVEGGGHIHTALLSHGLADEIQLAIAPTLVGATQAPKFLHPAPYPGSPTRRMTLVETRTIGDVALLRYLPKGGQHSMSTTAATPQDHAWMKRAIALSRQCPPSDSAYSVGAVLVDQHGAELSRGYSRETDPKVHAEEAKADNAHLRFCGSRSGSSSGGPKRQQDIPGSPKTPGQLRLHSHSPPDCARSPHSGQR, from the coding sequence TTGGAGTGCGCTCGAGGTCAATCCGCAGGCATTCGGTCATGGCTCGACACCGACCATGCCGCCACACCCGGGCAACAAGCGCTCACCATCGACACGGAAACCGGATCAGCACGCATCCTCACCGAACTGGCCCAGCTCGACGACACCGGCCCCGACCGTCTCCTGCTGTCCAACGCCGCGGACTTCGACCGCGTGGACGCGGTCCGCGCCGAGTCCGACGCCATCCTCATCGGCGCCGCAACACTGCGCGCCGACAACCCCCGTCTGCTGGTCAACAGCGCCGAACGACGCGCACACCGGGTCTCGCGTGGTCTGCCCGAGTACCCGCTCAAAGTGACCCTGACCGCCAGCGGCAACCTCGACCCAGAGGCGAAGTTCTGGCACCACGGAGACCGCAAACTCGTCTACACCACCGATGCCGGGGCCATCAAACTCCGCGAGCAACTGGGCGAGCTGGCCGACATCGTGGCTCTGGGCACCGACATCGACTTCGGCCGCCTGCTCGATGACCTCGGCGAGCGAGGCGTAGCGCGCCTGATGGTCGAAGGCGGCGGACACATCCACACCGCGCTGCTGTCCCACGGGCTCGCCGACGAGATCCAGCTGGCCATCGCCCCCACCCTCGTCGGCGCCACCCAGGCACCGAAGTTCCTGCATCCCGCCCCCTACCCCGGCTCCCCCACCCGGCGCATGACCCTGGTCGAGACCCGCACCATCGGTGATGTCGCGCTCCTGCGCTACCTGCCCAAAGGAGGACAGCACAGCATGAGCACCACAGCAGCCACCCCGCAGGACCACGCGTGGATGAAGCGCGCCATCGCACTGTCCCGACAGTGCCCGCCCAGCGACAGCGCCTACTCCGTGGGAGCCGTCCTCGTCGATCAGCACGGAGCAGAACTCTCCCGCGGATACTCCCGCGAAACGGACCCCAAGGTCCACGCCGAAGAAGCAAAAGCCGACAACGCCCACCTTCGCTTCTGCGGCTCCCGCTCCGGTAGCTCAAGTGGTGGCCCGAAACGGCAACAAGACATACCAGGATCTCCAAAAACACCGGGGCAACTCAGACTGCACTCGCATTCACCGCCGGATTGCGCACGGTCACCTCACTCAGGGCAGCGCTGA